A genomic window from Silene latifolia isolate original U9 population chromosome Y, ASM4854445v1, whole genome shotgun sequence includes:
- the LOC141627539 gene encoding scarecrow-like protein 5 → MLVNTCTLSFEFVEQLSSFEVVLQHLTFYPEDALAVNFPYILHSQERDAREFPKQLVKACEELVSGVVTLVEQELNRNTAPFPYIMSALFELINIDMLRDNKDWTNVEQHCLGRDVVNIIACEGVGMEVAVLNGRV, encoded by the coding sequence ATGCTTGTGAATACATGTACACTTTCATTTGAGTTTGTGGAACAACTCTCTAGTTTCGAGGTCGTACTTCAGCATCTAACTTTCTACCCTGAAGACGCCTTAGCTGTGAATTTTCCCTACATTTTACACTCACAAGAGCGTGATGCCCGAGAGTTCCCGAAACAGCTTGTTAAGGCCTGTGAAGAGTTGGTCTCCGGGGTAGTCACCCTTGTTGAGCAAGAGTTGAACAGAAACACAGCGCCTTTTCCCTACATTATGTCGGCCTTATTTGAGTTGATAAACATTGACATGCTCAGAGATAACAAGGATTGGACCAATGTTGAGCAGCATTGTCTAGGTAGGGATGTTGTGAACATTATAGCGTGTGAGGGTGTGGGAATGGAGGTTGCGGTTCTTAATGGCAGGGTGTAG
- the LOC141634205 gene encoding NADH-ubiquinone oxidoreductase 20.9 kDa subunit-like — MNTDITASVKPEYPVVDRNPPFTKVVGNFSTLDYLRFATITGVSVTVGYLSGIKPGIKGPSMVTGGLIGLMGGFMYAYQNSAGRLMGFFPNEDEVARYKKRLNL; from the exons ATGAACACCGACATTACTGCATCGGTAAAACCAGAGTACCCAGTTGTAGATCGCAACCCTCCTTTCACTAAAGTCGTCGGTAACTTCAGTACTCTCGATTACCTCCGTTTCGCCACCATTACCGGCGTTTCCGTTACAGTCGGTTACTTATCCG GAATTAAGCCAGGTATTAAGGGACCATCAATGGTTACAGGAGGATTGATTGGATTGATGGGTGGCTTCATGTATGCTTACCAGAATTCTGCCGGAAGACTTATGGGATTCTTTCCTAATGAGGATGAGGTAGCTCGTTACAAGAAGCGTCTTAATCTTTGA